In Deinococcus gobiensis I-0, one genomic interval encodes:
- a CDS encoding cytochrome b N-terminal domain-containing protein encodes MTPDSRPPMRGLLGWLEDRTGLVSAAQKVAAHRVPRRSGWAFVFGSATLFAFVLQVVTGITLAMFFEPSSATAYASLQHLSRPGSFGAIVRGLHYFGASLMVVMVGIHMIRVYLMASYKYPREVQWLSGVVLLLLTLAMAFTGQTLRWDQNAVWSVVVGAEQASRAPVVGPILARFLMAGDTLNAATLSRLYSLHTYWFPALMFALIGLHVALVLRNGISEPPTPGRRVDPKTYKREYQALVKRDGVPFWPDAAWRDAVFGAVLILAVTALAWRLGAPPLGAAPDPSIVQADPKPDWYLIWYFAALALWPYGVTNLMIILAPLLAFGALFLLPLVSNRGERSPSRRPWAVATVLVTVGMVTALTVVGQREPWLPHFGAAPLSARTVGSRDPDVVRGAALFHDQSCILCHRIGGQGGVRGPDLSAVGARLTGDQLTWRIQNGAASMPSYAGVLTDQQLRDLVAFLETRQ; translated from the coding sequence ATGACCCCGGACTCCCGCCCCCCCATGCGCGGCCTGCTGGGCTGGCTCGAAGACCGCACCGGCCTGGTCAGTGCCGCGCAGAAGGTCGCCGCCCACCGTGTGCCCCGGCGCAGCGGCTGGGCCTTCGTGTTCGGCAGCGCGACGCTGTTCGCCTTCGTGTTGCAGGTCGTCACCGGCATCACGCTGGCGATGTTCTTCGAGCCGTCCTCGGCCACGGCCTACGCCAGCCTGCAACACCTCTCGCGGCCCGGGTCCTTTGGGGCCATCGTGCGCGGCCTGCACTACTTCGGGGCGTCCTTGATGGTCGTGATGGTCGGCATCCACATGATCCGGGTGTACCTCATGGCGTCGTACAAATACCCGCGCGAGGTGCAGTGGCTCAGCGGCGTGGTGCTGCTGCTGCTCACCCTGGCGATGGCCTTTACCGGCCAGACGCTGCGCTGGGACCAGAACGCGGTCTGGAGCGTGGTCGTCGGGGCCGAGCAGGCCTCGCGCGCCCCGGTGGTGGGCCCCATCCTGGCCCGCTTCCTGATGGCGGGCGACACCTTGAACGCCGCCACCCTGTCGCGCCTGTACAGCCTGCACACCTACTGGTTCCCGGCGCTGATGTTCGCCCTGATCGGCCTGCATGTGGCGCTGGTGCTGCGCAACGGCATCAGCGAGCCGCCCACGCCGGGCCGCCGCGTGGACCCGAAAACGTACAAGCGGGAGTACCAGGCCCTCGTGAAGCGCGACGGCGTGCCCTTCTGGCCGGACGCGGCGTGGCGCGACGCCGTATTCGGGGCCGTGCTGATCCTGGCCGTGACCGCGCTCGCCTGGCGGCTGGGCGCGCCGCCGCTGGGGGCGGCCCCCGACCCCAGCATCGTGCAGGCCGACCCCAAGCCCGACTGGTATCTCATCTGGTATTTCGCGGCGCTGGCGCTGTGGCCCTACGGCGTCACCAACCTGATGATCATTCTCGCGCCGCTGCTGGCCTTCGGGGCCCTGTTCCTGCTCCCGCTGGTCAGCAACCGGGGGGAGAGGTCGCCCAGCCGCCGCCCCTGGGCCGTCGCCACCGTGCTCGTCACCGTCGGGATGGTCACGGCGCTGACGGTCGTGGGCCAGCGCGAGCCGTGGTTGCCGCACTTCGGAGCGGCCCCGCTGAGTGCCCGGACGGTCGGAAGCCGTGACCCGGACGTGGTGCGCGGCGCGGCCCTGTTCCACGACCAGTCGTGCATCCTGTGTCACCGCATCGGAGGGCAGGGCGGTGTCCGGGGCCCCGACCTCAGCGCGGTGGGGGCGCGCCTGACCGGCGACCAGCTGACCTGGCGCATCCAGAACGGCGCGGCGAGCATGCCTTCCTACGCCGGGGTGCTGACCGACCAGCAACTGCGCGACCTCGTCGCCTTCCTCGAGACGCGGCAGTAA